A genomic region of Oryza glaberrima chromosome 1, OglaRS2, whole genome shotgun sequence contains the following coding sequences:
- the LOC127767192 gene encoding uncharacterized protein LOC127767192 gives MAAARACLVVALLLLVALFSPSEATSSTSLRRRQVRSLLKRLNKPPLATFQSLDGDIIDCVHISNQPAFDHPLLKDHTIQMRPSIEPSGLYGEATRPFTQTWNQNGEKCPDNTIPIRRTKEEDVMRATSVTTFGKKTHGGSPHPHSHLGGVTDGHHYGVAYATGDANYYGTKVTINVWQPTIATSGDFSLSQLWITAGSYENKDLNTIEAGWQVYPAMYGDDKTRLFIYWTRDAYNTTGCYNLACSGFIQTNPQFVIGGSLSPVSIYGSTQYEYDYLVWKDPAGGNWWLQLQGNYVGYWPSSIFTLLQTGVADTVEWGGEVYSPQITAPMGSGHFPEEGFGKATYSRAIQVVDSSNHLKPPNGVGLIAPLPNCYNIMTGSSSTTSWGTYIYYGGPGCPQNSQIEVM, from the exons ATGGCAGCAGCAAGGGCGTGCTTGGTGgtggcgctcctcctcctggtgGCTCTCTTCTCGCCATCGGAAGCTACTTCGTCTACTtctttgcggcggcggcaggtgcgGAGCCTCCTCAAGCGCCTCAACAAGCCTCCCCTCGCAACCTTTCAG AGCCTAGATGGAGATATCATAGACTGTGTGCACATCTCCAATCAACCTGCATTCGACCATCCTCTTCTCAAGGACCATACAATCCAG ATGCGACCTTCTATCGAACCAAGTGGCCTATATGGAGAAGCAACACGTCCATTCACCCAAACATGGAATCAGAATGGTGAAAAGTGCCCTGACAACACCATACCGATCCGAAGGACCAAGGAGGAGGATGTCATGAGGGCCACCTCTGTTACAACGTTTGGCAAGAAGACGCACGGCGGGAGCCCTCACCCTCACTCTCACTTGGGTGGTGTCACGGACGGCCACCAC TATGGTGTAGCATATGCGACTGGGGATGCCAACTACTACGGAACCAAAGTGACCATCAATGTGTGGCAACCAACGATTGCAACATCCGGTGATTTCAGCTTGTCCCAGCTATGGATCACAGCGGGCTCCTATGAAAATAAGGACCTTAATACCATTGAAGCAGGATGGCAG GTGTACCCAGCTATGTACGGGGATGATAAAACTAGACTCTTCATCTATTGGACT CGTGATGCATATAACACAACGGGATGTTACAATCTAGCATGCTCAGGGTTCATCCAGACAAACCCGCAGTTCGTCATCGGTGGCAGCTTATCCCCTGTCTCCATCTATGGCAGCACACAATATGAGTATGATTATTTAGTTTGGAAG GACCCAGCGGGGGGCAACTGGTGGTTGCAACTGCAAGGCAATTATGTGGGCTACTGGCCATCATCCATCTTTACCCTCCTGCAGACAGGCGTTGCCGATACTGTGGAGTGGGGTGGGGAGGTGTATTCTCCTCAAATTACCGCACCCATGGGCAGTGGACATTTCCCTGAGGAAGGGTTCGGCAAGGCCACCTACAGTAGAGCAATCCAAGTTGTTGATTCCTCCAACCATCTCAAACCACCAAATGGTGTGGGCTTGATAGCCCCGCTGCCCAATTGCTATAACATCATGACTGGTTCCTCCAGTACCACTAGCTGGGGCACTTACATCTACTATGGTGGACCTGGGTGCCCTCAAAACTCCCAAATTGAAGTGATGTAG
- the LOC127766917 gene encoding uncharacterized protein LOC127766917, translating to MSMSMSTATTTPAVLRLSTDMAMSECAATMPATTAHHHHHHAVAYFGLSCALAVLHRRSGGGGGGCDLGAGPRRCRWSRRRELALRERVGELEREVEELRRRRGEDARANEKVAGIFAAHEQRWFAERKGLRRQVHAVVAAARAREAAHGEAVAELTRQLEEQEQRAAEAAEQEAGRREEAEGKLRAAEEAAERAGKEAQEHAAELRKHRAALAELATARRELEAELARAARRGDAAEAELGEALERRDEAASTAAELSAECARLRRDAEHKDKILSAMLRKSKIDMEDREMLVREVKMCKARRKQAELEADRWRKMWESRHRRGSRSSARCAAAADHPGCSDKLTSPDGAVAPCAHDTKILFVDRVEDADAAKKCRHTAAPPPPTTKDPTTVECVDRYPSHVDDKPVVEEYQDLQEWFKMETEKYTSMIRRRHSAEVEAFTEQLRLKDEKLEAFRWRAASMDAEASRLRSRLQELEARLSEQEQRRAALEALLIARDDENRSLMERLAASDDQGRALDVVVVDGGGGGCEHRAPRSPEGAEAADARLAVAEIKSLEPVSPGGDTNKVFDMEETEARDVEISVQNDVSAAVSPDELQLVEHDDHRAIAPARNSYTCEIEEEEDEEKELPSSSSSSSLALVVAAPPEQRTTASKMDIQALAVSYKIKRLKQQLLVLENLAAAAAGGKDTVTTATNPSTNTAAATAGGGGGGGRQQYPRSYQMMVSFLSKHVKRYQSLEDKIDDLCTRMEESKRGGGRERHHRRRRQRRESEEDGSGDREQSAALARFLEETFQLQRYMVATGQKLLEMQSRIAPSLERAAGNGGGNDGVDMGRFMDVVGALLRDVQRGLEVRIARIIGDLEGTLTFHGILHTTF from the exons atgtccatgtccatgtccaCAGCTACTACCACTCCAGCAGTGCTCCGCCTGTCGACGGACATGGCGATGTCCGAGTGCGCGGCGAcgatgccggcgacgacggcgcaccaccaccaccaccacgccgttGCGTACTTCGGTCTTTCTTGCGCTCTCGCCGTGCTGCATCGTCGctcgggtggtggtggtggtgggtgtgATCTTGGCGCCGGGCCGCGGCGGTGCCGGTGGTCGCGGCGGAGAGAGCTCGCGCTGCGGGAGAGGGTCGGGGAGctggagagggaggtggaggagctccggcggaggaggggggaggatgcTAGGGCCAACGAGAAGGTGGCCGGCATATTCGCGGCGCACGAGCAGCGGTGGTTCGCGGAGCGGAAGGGGCTGCGGCGGCAGGtgcacgccgtcgtcgccgcggcgcgggcgcgggaggcggcgcacggcgaggCCGTGGCGGAGCTGACGAGGCAGCtcgaggagcaggagcagcgcgcggcggaggccgcggagCAGGaagcggggcggcgggaggaggccgaggggaAGCtgcgtgcggcggaggaggcggcggagcgcgccGGGAAGGAGGCCCAGGAGCACGCCGCCGAGCTGCGGAAGCACAGGGCGGCGCTCGCGGAGCTCGCGACCGCGCGGCGGGAGCTGGAGGCGGAGCTtgcccgcgcggcgcggcgcggggacgcggcggaggcggagctcgggGAGGCCCTCGAGCGCCGCGACGAGgccgcgtcgacggcggcggagctctCCGCGGAGTGCGCGCGCCTGCGGCGCGACGCGGAGCACAAGGACAAGATCCTCTCCGCGATGCTGCGCAAGTCCAAGATCGACATGGAGGACAGGGAGATGCTGGTGCGCGAGGTGAAGATGTGCAAGGCCAGGCGGAAGCAGGCGGAGCTGGAGGCCGACCGGTGGCGGAAGATGTGGGAGTCCCGCCATCGCCGCGGTTCCAGGTCGTCGGCGaggtgcgccgccgcggcggaccaCCCTGGCTGCTCCGACAAGCTGACATCCCCCGACGGCGCCGTGGCGCCGTGCGCGCACGACACCAAGATACTCTTCGTGGACCGCGtcgaggacgccgacgccgccaagaaaTGCCGgcacacggcggcgccgccgccgccgacgacgaaggATCCCACCACCGTCGAATGCGTCGACCGTTATCCCAGCCACGTCGACGACAAGCCTG TGGTGGAGGAGTACCAGGATTTGCAGGAGTGGTTCAAGATGGAGACGGAGAAGTACACGAGCATGATCCGGCGCCGGCACagcgcggaggtggaggcgttcACGGAGCAGCTCCGGCTCAAGGACGAGAAGCTGGAGGCGTtccggtggcgcgcggcgagcaTGGACGCCGAGGCGTCGCGGCTCCGGTCCAGGCTCCAGGAGCTCGAGGCGCGGCTGTCGGAGCAGGagcagcgccgcgccgcgctggaGGCGCTGCTCATCGCTAGGGACGACGAGAACCGGTCGCTCATGGAGCGGCTCGCCGCGTCGGACGACCAGGGACGTGccctcgacgtcgtcgtcgtcgacggcggcggcggcggttgcgagCATCGCGCTCCGCGCTCGCCGGAGGGCGCTGAGGCTGCGGATGCTCGTCTCGCGGTCGCGGAGATCAAATCGCTCGAGCCGGTTTCGCCGGGTGGGGACACGAACAAGGTGTTCGACATGGAAGAAACAGAGGCGCGCGACGTCGAGATCTCGGTTCAGAACGACGTGTCCGCCGCGGTGTCGCCGGACGAGCTTCAGCTGGTCGAACACGACGACCACCGGGCGATCGCGCCGGCGCGAAACTCGTACACatgcgagatcgaggaggaagaagacgaggagaAGGAactgccctcctcctcctcctcctcctcgctcgcgCTCGTggtcgcggcgccgccggagcagaGGACCACGGCTTCCAAGATGGACATCCAAGCGCTCGCCGTGTCGTACAAGATCAAGAGGCTGAAGCAGCAGCTGCTCGTCCTCGAGAATCtggccgccgcagcagccggaGGCAAGGACACGGTGACCACCGCAACAAATCCGTCAaccaacaccgccgccgccacagccggcggcggcggcggcggcggcaggcagcaGTATCCGAGGAGCTACCAGATGATGGTGTCCTTCCTGAGCAAGCACGTCAAGAGGTACCAGTCCCTCGAGGACAAGATCGACGACCTCTGCACAAGAATG GAGGAGAGCAagcgtggcggcgggcgggagcggcatcatcggcggcggcggcagcggcgggagagcGAGGAGGACGGGAGCGGCGACCGGGAGCAGAGCGCGGCGCTGGCGCGGTTCTTGGAGGAGACGTTCCAGCTGCAGCGGTACATGGTGGCGACGGGGCAGAAGCTGCTGGAGATGCAGTCCAGGATCGCGCCGAGCCTGGAACGCGccgccggcaatggcggcggcaacgacggcgtGGACATGGGGAGGTTCATGGACGTGGTGGGCGCGCTGCTGCGGGACGTGCAGAGGGGGCTGGAGGTGCGGATCGCGAGGATCATCGGAGACCTCGAGGGCACGCTCACCTTCCATGGCATCCTCCACACCACCTTCTGA